A part of Chitinimonas koreensis genomic DNA contains:
- a CDS encoding acyl-CoA thioesterase yields MNASFQPHITEIKVRGYHLDLYGHVNNARYLEFLEEARWGFTEAYGSVEFFVKSGLAFVIVNINIDYRRAALMGEELSIETAVKKVGGRSAVIHQVVRLKGTPTVIAEADVTFVIFSQQAGTAVAFDGELRAMFEALPRWPE; encoded by the coding sequence ATGAACGCCAGCTTCCAACCGCACATCACCGAGATCAAGGTGCGCGGCTACCACCTCGACCTGTACGGCCACGTCAACAACGCGCGCTACCTCGAATTCCTCGAGGAGGCGCGCTGGGGCTTCACCGAGGCGTACGGCTCGGTCGAATTCTTCGTCAAGTCCGGCCTCGCCTTCGTGATCGTCAACATCAACATCGACTACCGCCGCGCCGCCCTGATGGGCGAGGAGCTGTCGATCGAGACCGCCGTGAAGAAGGTCGGCGGCCGCAGCGCGGTGATCCACCAGGTGGTGCGGCTCAAGGGCACGCCGACGGTGATCGCCGAGGCCGACGTGACCTTCGTGATCTTCAGCCAGCAGGCCGGCACCGCGGTGGCCTTCGACGGCGAGCTGCGCGCGATGTTCGAGGCGCTGCCGCGCTGGCCGGAGTGA
- a CDS encoding SapC family protein — protein MFYKDVAPVDAQKHADLKLSLADNFAFAAKVHAVPVVGGEFSSLMREYPIVFAQTGEDSYAPTVMLGLKAEQNLFVDADGKWDAQYIPFFVRRYPFVTVEVENNDAVLCVETGAIDGVRREGDANAFENGQPTEAMKNFAQLMFQSRDDANRSTEFAAELAKLGLLRQVSATAELPSGEKLSMDGMWVVDEEKLRALPAGKADEWLKNGLLSVVYAHLFSLSNLQGLVERVQKRAAN, from the coding sequence ATGTTCTACAAAGATGTCGCTCCGGTGGATGCCCAGAAGCACGCCGACCTGAAACTGAGCCTCGCCGACAACTTCGCCTTCGCGGCCAAGGTCCACGCCGTGCCGGTGGTGGGCGGCGAATTCTCCAGCCTGATGCGCGAATACCCGATCGTATTCGCCCAGACCGGCGAGGACAGCTACGCGCCGACCGTGATGCTGGGTCTGAAGGCCGAGCAGAACCTGTTCGTCGACGCCGACGGCAAGTGGGACGCGCAGTACATTCCCTTCTTCGTGCGCCGCTATCCCTTCGTCACCGTCGAGGTCGAGAACAACGACGCCGTGTTGTGCGTCGAGACCGGCGCGATCGATGGCGTGCGCCGCGAGGGCGACGCCAATGCCTTCGAGAACGGCCAGCCGACCGAGGCGATGAAGAACTTCGCCCAGCTGATGTTCCAGTCGCGCGACGACGCCAACCGCTCGACCGAGTTCGCCGCCGAGCTGGCCAAGCTGGGCCTCTTGCGCCAGGTGTCGGCCACCGCCGAGCTGCCCTCGGGCGAGAAGCTGAGCATGGACGGCATGTGGGTGGTCGACGAGGAGAAGCTGCGCGCGCTGCCGGCCGGCAAGGCCGACGAATGGCTGAAGAACGGCCTGTTGTCGGTGGTCTATGCCCACCTGTTCTCGCTGAGCAATCTGCAGGGCCTGGTCGAGCGCGTGCAGAAGCGCGCGGCCAACTGA